In one window of Bos mutus isolate GX-2022 chromosome 13, NWIPB_WYAK_1.1, whole genome shotgun sequence DNA:
- the CPXM1 gene encoding probable carboxypeptidase X1, whose amino-acid sequence MRGGAEMRAESVGAETRGGRPGPSPSSSLPSFPSPPFPTPRLPGSEASERAVGGRAAAAGRGGGLQSPSRKRRTHRPPRAQCVRALDPAMWGLLLALATFAPAVDVGLGAPSTSVLGLASPATTKVPVPTPHSSPAQPSAGKENGTSEQHVRIRVIKKKKIVMKKRKKLTRPTPPVTARPSVTTSPSGTLDLPEKQEPDCPPLGLESLRVSDNQLDASSSQSFGLGPHRGRLNIQSGLEDGDLFDGAWCAEQQDAEPWLQVDARHPTRFSGIITQGRNSIWRYDWVTSYKVQFSNDSRTWWGSKNRSSGMDAVFPANSDPETPVLNLLPEPQVARFIRLLPQTWLQGGASCLRAEILACPVSDPNGLFPEVPMLGSSDSLDFRHHDYKAMRKLMKQVNEQCPNITRIYSIGKSHQGLKLYVMEMSDQPGEHELGEPEVRYVAGMHGNEALGRELLLLLMQFLCHEFLRGDPRVTRLLTETRIHLLPSMNPDGYETAFRRGSELVGWAEGRWNHQGIDLNHNFADLNTPLWEAEDEGLVPDTVPNHHLPLPTYYTLPNATVAPETWAVIKWMQRIPFVLSANLHGGELVVSYPFDMTRTPWAARELTPTPDEAVFRWLSTVYAGTNRAMQDPDRRPCHSQDFSLYGSIINGADWHTVPGSMNDFSYLHTNCFEVTVELSCDKFPHENELPQEWENNKDALLTYLEQVRMGIAGVVRDKDTELGIADAVISVDGINHDVTTAWGGDYWRLLTPGDYMVTASAEGYHTVTRSCRVTFEEGPVPCNFRLTKTPKQRLRELLAAGAKVPPDLRRRLERLRGQKN is encoded by the exons ATGCGGGGGGGAGCGGAGATGAGGGCAGAGTCGGTGGGTGCGGAGACCCGGGGCGGCCGGCCTgggccctccccttcctcctcccttccctccttcccttcccctcccttcccaacCCCTCGGCTCCCGGGGTCCGAGGCCAGCGAGCGGGCTGTGGGCGGGCGTGCAGCGGCGGCAGGAAGGGGCGGGGGGCTCCAGAGCCCCAGCAGGAAGAGGCGAACCCACCGGCCACCGCGAGCCCAGTGCGTCCGCGCCTTGGACCCCGCCATGTGGGGTCTCCTGCTCGCCTTGGCCACCTTCGCGCCTGCCGTCGATGTGGGTTTAGGGGCGCCCAGCACCTCCGTGCTGGGCCTGGCGTCGCCCGCGACCACCAAGGTCCCGGTCCCGACCCCCCATAGCAGCCCGGCACAGCCGTCCGCGGGGAAGGAGAACG GGACTTCAGAACAGCATGTCCGGATTCGAgtcatcaagaagaaaaagatcGTCATGAAGAAGCGAAAGAAGCTAACTCGCCCCACACCCCCAGTGACTGCCAGGCCTTCAGTGACCACCAGCCCTTCAGGGACCCTTGACCTCCCTGAGAAGCAAGAACCAG ACTGTCCCCCTTTGGGCCTAGAGTCCCTGCGAGTTTCAGATAACCAGCTCGATGCATCTAGTAGCCAATCCTTTGGTCTTGGACCACACAGAGGACGGCTCAACATCCAG TCAGGCCTGGAAGATGGTGATCTTTTTGATGGGGCCTGGTGTGCCGAGCAGCAGGATGCCGAGCCATGGCTTCAGGTGGATGCTAGGCACCCCACCCGCTTCTCGGGCATTATCACACAGGGCAGGAACTCCATCTGGAG ATATGACTGGGTCACTTCATACAAAGTCCAGTTCAGCAATGACAGTCGGACCTGGTGGGGGAGTAAGAATCGCAGCAGCGGGATGGATGCG GTATTTCCTGCCAATTCAGATCCAGAGACACCAGTGCTAAATCTCCTGCCTGAGCCCCAGGTGGCCCGTTTCATTCGCCTGCTGCCCCAGACCTGGCTCCAGGGAGGTGCCTCTTGCCTCCGGGCAGAGATCCTGGCCTGCCCGGTCTCAG ATCCCAATGGTCTATTCCCTGAGGTTCCCATGCTGGGATCCTCCGACTCACTAGACTTCCGGCATCATGATTATAAAGCCATGAGGAAG CTGATGAAGCAAGTGAACGAACAGTGCCCCAACATCACCCGCATCTACAGCATCGGGAAGAGCCACCAGGGCTTGAAGCTGTATGTGATGGAAATGTCGGACCAGCCCGGGGAGCATGAGCTGG GAGAGCCTGAGGTGCGCTATGTGGCCGGCATGCATGGGAATGAGGCCTTGGGGCGGGAGTTGCTCCTGCTTCTAATGCAGTTCCTGTGTCATGAGTTCCTGAGAGGGGACCCGAGGGTGACCCGGCTGCTCACCGAGACGCGCATTCACCTGCTGCCCTCCATGAATCCTGATGGCTACGAGACTGCCTTCCGCCGG GGCTCAGAGCTGGTGGGCTGGGCAGAGGGCCGCTGGAACCATCAGGGCATTGATCTTAACCATAATTTTGCTGATCTCAACACACCACTGTGGGAAGCAGAAGATGAAGGGCTGGTACCTGACACTGTCCCCAACCATCACCTGCCACTGCCCACTTACTACACTCTGCCCAATGCCACT GTGGCTCCTGAAACATGGGCAGTGATCAAGTGGATGCAGCGGATCCCTTTTGTGCTAAGTGCCAACCTCCACGGGGGTGAGCTCGTGGTATCCTACCCCTTCGACATGACTCGGACTCCGTGGGCTGCCCGTGAACTCACGCCCACCCCGGATGAGGCTGTGTTTCGCTGGCTCAGCACTGTCTATGCGGGCACTAATCGGGCCATGCAGGACCCAGATCGACGACCCTGCCACAGCCAGGACTTCTCCCTGTACGGCAGCATCATCAACGGGGCTGACTGGCACACAGTTCCTGGGA GCATGAATGACTTCAGCTACCTACACACCAACTGCTTTGAGGTCACTGTGGAGCTGTCCTGTGACAAATTCCCTCATGAGAACGAGCTGCCCCAGGAGTGGGAGAACAACAAAGATGCCCTTCTCACCTACCTGGAACAG GTGCGCATGGGCATTGCTGGAGTTGTGAGGGACAAAGACACAGAGCTTGGGATTGCTGATGCCGTCATTTCTGTAGATGGGATTAACCATGATGTAACAACAG CATGGGGCGGGGATTATTGGCGCCTGCTGACCCCAGGGGACTACATGGTGACCGCCAGCGCGGAGGGCTACCACACAGTGACACGGAGCTGCCGGGTCACCTTTGAAGAGGGCCCTGTGCCCTGCAATTTCCGCCTCACCAAGACTCCCAAACAGAGACTTCGAGAGCTGCTGGCAGCTGGGGCCAAGGTGCCCCCGGACCTTCGGAGGCGGCTGGAACGGCTGAGGGGACAGAAGAATTAA